A genomic segment from bacterium encodes:
- a CDS encoding PD40 domain-containing protein, which translates to MKKSIVSVLLAGLLVLNGCDKKDDYFARFADLTKVHPDLLFVSESPGSQHIYAVHDTARGDVLDVSYNDFELDPTWEKSGRVFAYTNIHLFNSSTGQPAHSNIYIRHMDSSSITPITYSKYYQDTNRVIKGLTLNLRPDWSLNTSEVVFLSNRDSLFNIYKTTISDTLYGDTLPTKLTEIDDKINIFCHPSWSPDGSKIVYTSSKTGNEEIWIMNADGTGKTQLTDLNASIAARPRFSPSGDKIAFYSSYLKDGNDSLNIFTMNPNGTGIQKVTQSGNNIDPAWTPDGNRIVYSKRTSTRGYIYLINRDGTEEKKMISKDSRAYYPIWRPAH; encoded by the coding sequence ATGAAAAAATCTATCGTTTCGGTCTTATTGGCGGGACTGTTGGTGCTTAATGGATGTGATAAGAAAGATGATTATTTTGCACGTTTTGCGGACTTGACAAAAGTTCATCCTGATCTTCTTTTCGTTTCGGAGTCTCCCGGTTCGCAGCATATTTATGCTGTTCATGATACGGCCAGAGGAGATGTATTGGATGTGAGTTATAACGATTTTGAACTTGATCCTACTTGGGAAAAATCAGGGCGGGTTTTTGCATATACCAATATTCACCTTTTTAATAGCTCAACAGGTCAACCAGCGCACTCTAATATTTATATACGGCATATGGATAGTTCATCCATAACACCGATCACCTATAGTAAATATTATCAGGACACGAATCGCGTAATCAAAGGGTTGACTTTAAATTTACGCCCTGACTGGTCTCTCAATACGTCGGAGGTTGTTTTTTTATCAAATCGTGATTCCTTATTTAATATTTATAAAACGACGATTTCAGATACGTTATACGGCGATACGTTACCTACGAAATTGACAGAAATAGATGATAAAATAAATATTTTTTGTCACCCCTCATGGTCACCCGACGGATCTAAAATAGTCTATACATCGTCCAAAACGGGGAATGAAGAAATCTGGATCATGAATGCAGATGGTACAGGAAAAACACAGTTAACGGATTTAAATGCTTCCATCGCGGCTCGTCCGCGTTTTTCACCGTCCGGAGATAAAATTGCATTTTACAGTTCGTATTTAAAAGACGGCAACGACAGTCTGAATATTTTCACAATGAATCCGAATGGTACGGGTATACAAAAAGTTACCCAATCAGGGAACAATATTGATCCGGCATGGACTCCGGACGGTAACCGGATTGTGTATTCAAAACGTACATCAACTCGCGGTTATATTTATCTTATTAACCGGGATGGCACGGAGGAGAAAAAAATGATTTCCAAAGACAGCCGAGCTTATTATCCGATTTGGAGACCGGCCCATTAA
- a CDS encoding YihA family ribosome biogenesis GTP-binding protein, which yields MIIKSVEFIASVYKPEQVPKPQLPEIAFFGRSNVGKSTLLNTLTGKKMARVSSTPGKTQCLNYYKINDTFYLIDAPGYGYAKVERKLREAWQRNLGAWLTENDRICLAVLIIDARIEPQASDLQMAEFLNYYQVPTLIAANKADKLKNSERKPILKSLNEAYGTWEWPIDFTSGETGEGKVAVLKTMDSALTH from the coding sequence ATGATCATTAAGTCCGTCGAATTCATAGCCAGCGTCTATAAACCGGAACAGGTACCCAAACCGCAGTTGCCGGAAATAGCATTTTTCGGGCGCTCTAATGTGGGCAAATCTACCTTGCTCAATACGTTAACCGGCAAAAAAATGGCGCGCGTGAGTTCCACGCCCGGTAAGACGCAGTGCCTGAATTATTATAAAATAAATGATACGTTTTATCTGATTGATGCGCCGGGTTATGGCTATGCCAAAGTCGAGCGGAAACTTAGAGAAGCCTGGCAACGTAATCTAGGCGCGTGGCTCACGGAAAACGACCGTATCTGTCTGGCAGTACTTATCATTGATGCGCGTATCGAACCGCAGGCGTCGGATCTTCAGATGGCGGAATTCCTCAATTATTATCAAGTCCCGACTTTGATCGCCGCCAATAAAGCCGATAAATTGAAAAACAGTGAGCGAAAACCGATACTCAAATCGCTCAACGAAGCCTACGGCACTTGGGAATGGCCGATTGATTTTACGTCCGGCGAAACCGGAGAAGGCAAAGTAGCTGTTTTGAAAACCATGGATTCGGCATTAACGCATTAA
- a CDS encoding molybdopterin molybdotransferase MoeA, translating to MISVDEALDTILSKVKPLAIRTAPFTDACGYALAENIVSREMIPPWDNSGVDGYAVIASDTSKTKQPCMLKVLDTVHAGNVSTKKLTPGTAIQIMTGAPVPRGTTAIVMVEHTRRDGQWVHIEKPAHEGDHIRKAGSDIQKNQIVFSRDHIIRPYDLGVLASIGKSKIRIQTKPTIALLATGDELLSVEEKLKPGKIRASTHFALTALLQKAGYPVINLGIARDTPKAIAAQIQKALKADVIITTGGVSMGEKDYVRQAVEKAGIKIHFWKIRQKPGKPMVFGSKGGKLFFGLPGNPVSSLVCFELYVTPAIARMASQPSPILRIPVRLDHPVSKKPGLRHFLRARLYIDDGQIKASLSGEQSSGVLSHMAYAQALLDIPENDGDKDKNDTVDAVMLDRDHLHQLIVSIL from the coding sequence ATGATATCCGTTGATGAAGCGCTGGACACCATATTATCCAAAGTTAAACCGCTTGCGATCAGAACGGCACCTTTTACGGATGCCTGCGGTTATGCCCTCGCAGAAAATATCGTGTCCCGCGAAATGATACCACCTTGGGATAATAGTGGTGTTGACGGTTACGCTGTAATTGCTTCCGATACAAGCAAAACCAAACAACCGTGTATGCTAAAGGTTTTGGACACAGTTCATGCCGGCAATGTATCAACAAAAAAATTGACCCCCGGAACAGCTATTCAAATCATGACCGGTGCGCCTGTTCCGCGAGGAACGACAGCTATCGTCATGGTAGAGCATACGCGTCGCGACGGCCAATGGGTTCATATAGAAAAACCGGCCCACGAAGGTGACCACATCCGTAAAGCCGGATCCGATATTCAGAAAAACCAGATCGTTTTTTCACGCGATCACATCATACGACCTTATGATCTTGGTGTTTTAGCGTCTATCGGAAAATCAAAAATTCGTATTCAAACCAAACCGACCATCGCATTGCTTGCGACCGGTGACGAATTGTTATCCGTTGAAGAAAAACTAAAACCCGGCAAGATACGCGCCAGCACACATTTTGCCTTGACCGCTTTATTACAAAAAGCCGGTTACCCCGTAATCAATCTGGGAATTGCGCGCGATACACCCAAAGCCATCGCAGCTCAAATACAAAAAGCATTAAAAGCAGACGTCATCATCACAACGGGCGGCGTATCCATGGGCGAAAAAGATTATGTGCGCCAAGCAGTTGAAAAAGCGGGCATAAAAATCCATTTTTGGAAAATCCGGCAAAAACCGGGAAAACCTATGGTTTTCGGATCAAAAGGGGGGAAATTGTTTTTCGGATTACCGGGAAACCCGGTGAGTTCGCTTGTATGCTTCGAACTGTATGTGACACCAGCAATAGCCCGCATGGCAAGTCAACCGTCGCCGATTTTGCGCATTCCGGTCCGTTTGGATCACCCTGTTTCCAAAAAACCCGGGCTTCGGCATTTTTTGAGAGCGCGCCTTTATATTGATGATGGTCAGATCAAGGCTTCATTATCCGGCGAACAAAGTTCCGGCGTTCTCTCGCATATGGCTTATGCACAAGCGCTCCTCGATATACCGGAAAACGACGGAGATAAAGACAAAAACGACACCGTGGATGCCGTCATGTTGGATCGCGATCACCTCCATCAATTAATCGTTTCCATACTTTGA
- a CDS encoding GWxTD domain-containing protein, translated as MKHRILIVCCVMLWASMTQVNAQKGSGNQSSGRLSFYVDYAAFKMFNQKNVTYTQLYFYMSRNQFNFVKKDTSYSAAYTVSLEFTDLNDSKNVVQNTWTTVMDDRIAEADTGKEVPLLFEYPLLLKPSKYILKATIQDKNDASRSGSYTESIEVYDFDRSELMISQIQFATQALKGGNSGEMFVKNGYTVYPNPTRFYGSNLPRLSFYSEVYNLKHTPDDAMTNTYTAEFIVTDENGSIIKEYPSRQINKAGETSLLMHNVNVISLPSGRYVFMVRITDNASKSVAISKKLFVVYREGESIYETQADDSFFKDLDEAGAIRAGNIVSLIGREDEKKIFSQLEFEGKKKFLDRFWKDRDPSPGTKSNEKLMDYYKRYEEANMKFTTPNVQGWKTDMGRVMVVYGMPAQIEKHEFESDMKPYQIWYFLQLKDQPAQTIFVFADMEDSGVLRLIHSNARGEIATANWQTMIKK; from the coding sequence ATGAAACATCGTATTCTCATCGTGTGTTGTGTGATGCTGTGGGCGAGCATGACGCAAGTTAATGCGCAAAAAGGTTCCGGCAATCAGAGTTCGGGGCGGTTGTCGTTTTATGTGGATTATGCGGCATTTAAAATGTTCAATCAAAAAAACGTTACTTACACGCAGTTGTATTTTTATATGTCCCGCAATCAGTTCAATTTTGTGAAAAAAGATACATCGTACTCGGCGGCATATACGGTGAGTTTGGAGTTTACCGATCTCAACGACAGTAAAAATGTTGTTCAAAACACATGGACAACCGTAATGGATGATCGCATTGCGGAAGCCGATACCGGCAAAGAAGTACCTTTGTTGTTTGAATATCCTTTATTGCTGAAGCCGTCAAAATATATTCTCAAAGCTACGATACAGGATAAAAATGATGCGTCGCGGAGCGGAAGCTATACCGAATCCATAGAGGTATATGATTTTGATAGAAGTGAATTGATGATCAGCCAGATTCAGTTTGCGACACAAGCGCTCAAAGGCGGGAACAGCGGTGAAATGTTTGTAAAAAACGGATATACGGTTTATCCCAATCCGACACGTTTTTACGGTTCCAATCTGCCTCGGTTATCTTTTTATTCGGAAGTGTACAATCTGAAACACACGCCGGATGATGCGATGACAAACACGTATACGGCAGAATTTATCGTAACGGACGAAAACGGAAGCATCATCAAAGAGTACCCATCCAGACAGATCAATAAAGCCGGTGAAACATCCTTGCTTATGCATAATGTGAATGTTATTTCGCTGCCAAGCGGTCGTTATGTTTTTATGGTACGCATTACGGACAATGCCAGTAAATCCGTCGCTATAAGCAAAAAATTATTTGTGGTCTATCGCGAAGGTGAATCCATTTATGAAACTCAGGCGGACGATTCATTTTTCAAAGACTTGGACGAAGCCGGAGCCATCCGTGCAGGAAATATCGTTTCGCTCATCGGTCGCGAAGATGAAAAAAAGATTTTTTCACAATTGGAATTTGAAGGTAAAAAGAAGTTTTTAGATCGTTTTTGGAAAGATCGCGACCCTTCACCGGGTACCAAATCCAACGAAAAGCTGATGGATTATTACAAACGGTATGAAGAAGCTAATATGAAGTTTACAACGCCCAATGTGCAGGGATGGAAAACGGATATGGGGCGTGTCATGGTCGTGTATGGTATGCCCGCTCAAATCGAAAAACATGAATTTGAATCGGATATGAAGCCGTATCAAATTTGGTATTTTCTTCAATTAAAAGATCAACCGGCGCAGACTATTTTTGTATTTGCAGATATGGAAGATTCGGGGGTTTTGAGGTTAATACACTCGAATGCACGTGGCGAAATCGCCACAGCCAATTGGCAAACAATGATAAAAAAATAA
- the lpdA gene encoding dihydrolipoyl dehydrogenase produces the protein METKNFDVVVLGGGPGGYVAAIKAAQLGFKTAVVEREKIGGVCVNIGCIPTKALLKNAEMYEHMKHATEWGYSFDNLKYDYKAIIKRSRDVADANSKGGDFLMKKNKIEVIKGTGKFLDKSTLSVADATGKEIVQVKGKHIIIATGARARMLPNLKADGKRILTSTEAMTNTEQPKSIVIIGAGAIGIEFAYFFNTFGTKVTVVEMMPTILPVEDEEVSNTLLKVLQKKGMDIHTDTKVEKVDVGANNVTVTVSSKGKTQTITADQCLVAIGVQGNTENIGLEKIGVTVEKGWIKVDEYYRTNVQGVYAIGDIIGAPWLAHVASHEGIVCVEKIAGKDTHPIDYSSIPGCTYCQPQVGSIGLTEKKAREKGYDIKVGKFPFSASGKARAIGERDGFVKVIFDAKYGELLGAHILGSEATEMIAEYGIAKSLESTYKEIGNTIHAHPTLSEAMMEAALDAYKEAVHI, from the coding sequence ATGGAGACCAAAAATTTTGATGTAGTGGTATTGGGCGGAGGCCCCGGCGGTTATGTGGCAGCGATCAAAGCGGCACAACTCGGTTTCAAAACAGCGGTTGTCGAACGTGAAAAAATCGGCGGCGTCTGCGTTAATATCGGTTGTATCCCGACGAAAGCATTGCTGAAAAATGCCGAGATGTATGAACACATGAAACATGCCACTGAATGGGGTTATTCCTTTGACAACCTCAAGTATGACTACAAAGCCATCATCAAACGCAGTCGCGATGTGGCTGATGCCAATTCCAAAGGCGGCGATTTTTTGATGAAAAAAAATAAAATCGAAGTCATCAAAGGAACCGGCAAATTTCTTGATAAAAGTACACTCAGTGTGGCCGATGCGACCGGTAAAGAAATTGTTCAGGTCAAAGGTAAACATATCATCATTGCCACCGGTGCCCGCGCACGTATGCTGCCCAATCTGAAAGCCGACGGCAAACGCATTCTGACCAGCACGGAAGCGATGACCAATACCGAACAGCCGAAGTCCATCGTTATCATCGGCGCCGGCGCGATCGGTATTGAGTTTGCCTATTTCTTCAATACCTTCGGCACGAAAGTAACTGTCGTAGAAATGATGCCGACGATTTTGCCCGTTGAAGATGAAGAAGTCTCCAACACGCTGCTCAAAGTGCTCCAGAAAAAAGGCATGGATATTCACACCGATACCAAAGTCGAAAAAGTGGATGTCGGCGCCAATAATGTTACCGTAACCGTTTCCAGTAAAGGTAAAACACAGACGATCACGGCTGATCAATGCCTCGTCGCCATCGGCGTGCAGGGCAATACGGAAAATATAGGCCTTGAAAAAATCGGTGTTACCGTCGAAAAAGGTTGGATCAAAGTGGACGAGTATTACCGCACCAATGTACAGGGTGTTTATGCGATCGGCGATATCATCGGCGCACCGTGGCTCGCTCACGTGGCCTCCCATGAAGGTATCGTCTGCGTCGAAAAAATTGCTGGAAAAGATACCCACCCGATTGATTATTCATCCATTCCCGGATGTACCTATTGCCAGCCGCAAGTCGGCAGCATCGGTCTGACGGAGAAAAAGGCGCGTGAAAAAGGGTATGATATCAAGGTCGGTAAATTTCCTTTTTCCGCCAGCGGCAAAGCCCGTGCGATCGGCGAACGTGACGGTTTCGTAAAAGTGATTTTTGATGCGAAGTACGGCGAATTGCTCGGCGCACATATCTTAGGTTCCGAAGCGACGGAAATGATCGCCGAATACGGCATCGCGAAGTCTTTGGAGTCCACATATAAAGAAATAGGCAATACGATTCACGCCCATCCGACGTTGTCTGAAGCGATGATGGAAGCGGCGCTGGATGCGTACAAAGAAGCCGTTCATATTTGA
- a CDS encoding endonuclease MutS2: MTTHFDIQPLEFDKLKELIRQCVLTPMADACVQAMKPMTDADLIEKRLDMLVEMADLLRYDDTFPIDTLTDIRQLLDRIHSHGTFLPSSDLLLVARFVETTRKIKNYVRHRHEKYPLLSRNTDTLHDLRTIEDAIHHAIDDHGNIKDHASPKLRQLRRDIDNKSHSLRKKLESLARQFADAGYSQEAIVTMRDGRMVIPVKDEYKNTVRGFVHDTSSSGQTVFIEPAEGLELNNEMRRLLIDEQREVERILIDIADAIRTDRHALNENIDIATMIEFLYAKARFCNALQGIKPKLNTSGYIRIKKGFHPLLLHKENQKMPDQRRPVIPLDIEIGKNFRTLIISGPNAGGKTVALKTVGLFVLMTQCGLLIPCGFDSELSLFTRLFADIGDDQSIENDLSTFSSHMQHLSEMASQLDDQTLILIDEMGSGTDPKEGASLAIALLEYFNTHRAVSIVTTHHGELKAFAHNTPGVENGSMEFDQATLEPTYVFRPGIPGSSYAMEISRRIGLHPDIIERAKSLSGTEALRLETLIHDLQSRVKKYETDLADINREKTGLEGMVKFYNDRSKELKQKERTLKQTILEEKQRVLAEANKKIEAAILEIKKAEASKEAIKSAKASIQNERLATDQALADEKNLTEFVSEPLHVKKGDRVYIRHMDIEGTVIESPGNGGQALIAVGAIRLKIDPRQLSPAQNAGEKNSSPARQTIQWDTDDIGQELDLRGLTAEEALYEVDKYLTDAGILGFREVTLLHGKGSGILRNRINEFLKRDRRIDSYRLGQYGEGDTGVTVVVLKND, encoded by the coding sequence ATGACGACACATTTTGATATACAGCCGCTCGAGTTTGATAAACTCAAAGAATTGATTCGCCAATGTGTGCTCACACCTATGGCGGACGCCTGTGTCCAGGCTATGAAACCCATGACGGATGCGGATTTGATCGAAAAACGTTTGGATATGTTGGTCGAAATGGCTGACCTATTGCGTTATGATGATACATTTCCGATTGATACCTTGACCGATATACGTCAACTTTTAGATCGCATCCATTCGCACGGAACTTTTTTACCTTCATCCGATTTATTGCTTGTAGCACGATTTGTCGAAACGACACGCAAAATAAAAAATTATGTACGCCATCGCCATGAAAAATACCCTTTGCTTTCGCGCAACACGGATACGTTGCACGATCTGCGAACTATCGAAGATGCCATTCATCATGCGATCGACGATCACGGCAACATCAAAGATCACGCCAGTCCGAAGCTGCGCCAATTGCGTCGCGATATTGACAACAAATCGCACAGTCTTCGAAAAAAACTAGAATCTCTTGCCAGGCAATTTGCCGATGCCGGATATTCACAGGAGGCTATCGTAACTATGCGCGACGGGCGCATGGTCATACCTGTTAAGGATGAATATAAGAATACCGTTCGCGGTTTTGTGCATGATACGTCGTCCAGCGGTCAAACAGTTTTCATTGAACCGGCCGAGGGGCTCGAACTCAACAATGAAATGCGCCGTTTACTCATCGACGAACAAAGAGAAGTCGAACGCATTTTGATCGATATCGCCGATGCGATTCGCACAGACCGTCACGCGCTGAATGAAAACATCGACATTGCAACCATGATCGAATTTTTGTACGCCAAAGCACGGTTTTGTAATGCGCTTCAAGGCATCAAACCCAAACTCAATACCAGCGGATACATTCGAATTAAAAAAGGATTTCACCCGCTGCTGCTGCATAAAGAAAATCAGAAGATGCCGGATCAAAGGCGTCCCGTGATACCGCTGGATATAGAGATCGGAAAAAATTTTCGTACACTCATTATTTCCGGTCCCAATGCCGGTGGAAAAACCGTTGCCCTCAAGACCGTCGGACTTTTCGTATTGATGACGCAATGCGGTTTGTTGATTCCGTGCGGATTTGACAGCGAACTGAGTCTTTTTACCAGACTTTTTGCCGACATCGGCGACGATCAGTCCATCGAAAACGATCTCTCCACTTTCTCCTCGCATATGCAGCATTTGTCCGAAATGGCTTCCCAACTGGATGATCAAACACTGATTCTTATTGACGAAATGGGAAGTGGGACCGATCCCAAAGAAGGCGCTTCTCTTGCTATTGCGTTGCTTGAATATTTTAACACTCACCGCGCCGTGTCGATCGTAACGACGCATCACGGCGAATTGAAAGCGTTTGCTCATAATACGCCGGGTGTTGAAAACGGCTCCATGGAATTTGATCAAGCTACGTTAGAACCGACCTACGTTTTCAGACCGGGTATTCCCGGCAGCAGCTATGCGATGGAAATTTCCAGGCGTATCGGTTTACATCCTGATATCATCGAACGCGCTAAAAGCTTATCCGGCACCGAGGCCTTACGACTCGAAACACTGATACATGATCTTCAATCCCGCGTCAAAAAATATGAAACCGACCTGGCCGATATCAATCGCGAGAAAACCGGGCTTGAAGGCATGGTTAAGTTTTACAATGATCGGTCCAAAGAACTAAAGCAGAAGGAGCGCACACTTAAACAGACCATTTTAGAAGAGAAGCAACGCGTACTGGCTGAAGCCAATAAAAAAATCGAAGCAGCGATTTTGGAAATCAAAAAAGCCGAGGCCTCCAAAGAAGCCATCAAATCTGCCAAAGCCTCCATACAAAACGAACGGCTCGCCACGGATCAAGCCTTAGCTGATGAAAAAAATTTAACTGAATTCGTATCTGAACCGCTTCATGTCAAAAAAGGCGACCGTGTTTATATACGGCACATGGATATCGAAGGAACGGTCATCGAATCTCCCGGAAACGGCGGTCAGGCGCTTATCGCGGTTGGAGCCATCCGTCTTAAAATAGACCCTCGCCAACTTTCCCCTGCTCAAAACGCCGGTGAGAAAAACTCTTCTCCCGCACGTCAGACCATCCAATGGGATACTGATGATATCGGGCAAGAACTTGATTTACGAGGTTTGACTGCCGAAGAAGCGCTGTATGAAGTAGATAAATATCTTACCGATGCGGGAATACTAGGGTTCAGAGAAGTGACATTACTCCACGGCAAAGGCTCCGGCATACTGAGAAATCGTATTAATGAATTTTTAAAACGAGACCGCCGAATTGATTCCTATCGGTTGGGGCAGTACGGCGAAGGGGATACGGGTGTCACCGTGGTCGTTTTGAAAAACGATTGA
- the asnS gene encoding asparagine--tRNA ligase: protein MRSRVYIEDVFKGKFSDGEEVTIKGWLYNKRSSGKLNFLLVRDGTNTIQATVYKPGVTPESWEAADSASQESSLSVKGKVKKDERAPGGYELQVTEVVLLGYAKDYPISPKEHGIDFLMDHRHLWLRSKQQHAVLRIRHTIIKAIRDFFDGRGFTLVDTPIFTPAACEGTSTLFETDYFDTKAYLTQSGQLYAEAGAMAFGKVYCFGPTFRAEKSKTRRHLTEFWMVEPEVAFNDLYDNMELAEDFLEYIVQTVLKDRMEELKTLERDITKLECVKAPFPRVHYDEAVKILKEANQPFEYGNDFGAPDEAIISAKYDRPVIVHHYPSAVKAFYMKRDPNEPDKALAMDILAPEGYGEIVGGSQREDDYEALLSRIQEHKLPVEAFDWYLDLRKYGTVPHAGFGLGVERTVTWICGIQHLRETIPFPRMIHRLKP, encoded by the coding sequence ATGCGTTCGCGTGTTTATATCGAAGATGTTTTTAAAGGTAAGTTTTCAGATGGTGAAGAAGTCACCATCAAAGGGTGGTTATATAACAAACGCTCCAGCGGCAAGTTGAATTTTTTGCTTGTGCGTGACGGAACCAATACGATACAGGCTACCGTGTATAAGCCTGGCGTTACCCCTGAATCGTGGGAGGCTGCGGATAGCGCTTCACAGGAATCAAGTTTGTCGGTTAAGGGGAAAGTGAAAAAAGATGAGCGCGCGCCCGGCGGATACGAATTGCAAGTGACCGAGGTGGTTTTATTGGGTTATGCCAAGGATTACCCGATAAGCCCCAAAGAGCACGGAATTGATTTTCTGATGGATCACCGGCATTTGTGGTTGCGTTCTAAACAGCAGCATGCCGTCCTTCGCATTCGCCATACGATTATCAAAGCCATTCGCGATTTTTTTGATGGTCGTGGTTTTACACTAGTAGATACGCCGATTTTCACTCCGGCGGCATGTGAAGGCACTTCGACTTTGTTTGAAACGGATTACTTCGATACCAAAGCATATTTGACGCAGAGCGGTCAGCTTTATGCAGAGGCCGGCGCTATGGCATTCGGAAAGGTGTATTGCTTCGGACCGACATTTCGTGCAGAAAAGTCCAAAACACGCCGACACTTAACCGAATTTTGGATGGTGGAACCGGAAGTCGCGTTTAATGATCTGTATGACAACATGGAATTGGCGGAGGATTTCCTAGAGTATATCGTACAAACTGTATTAAAAGATCGTATGGAGGAATTAAAAACTCTCGAACGCGATATCACGAAATTGGAATGTGTAAAGGCGCCGTTTCCGCGTGTGCATTATGACGAGGCTGTAAAAATACTGAAAGAAGCGAACCAACCATTTGAATACGGTAATGATTTTGGTGCGCCGGACGAAGCGATCATTTCAGCAAAATATGATCGTCCCGTGATCGTGCATCATTATCCGTCGGCCGTAAAAGCATTTTACATGAAACGCGATCCCAATGAACCGGATAAAGCCTTAGCTATGGATATTCTGGCGCCAGAAGGATACGGCGAAATCGTCGGTGGCAGTCAACGTGAAGATGATTATGAAGCGCTATTGTCACGCATTCAGGAACATAAGCTGCCGGTCGAAGCTTTTGATTGGTATTTGGATCTTCGGAAATATGGAACGGTTCCCCATGCTGGTTTTGGGCTTGGAGTTGAGCGCACGGTAACATGGATTTGCGGCATCCAGCATCTGCGTGAAACGATACCATTCCCACGCATGATTCATCGTTTGAAACCATAA
- the era gene encoding GTPase Era — translation MMRCGYVAIIGRPNVGKSTLMNQLLHVKLSIVTPKPQTTRQRVLGILNEPDTQAIFLDTPGLIAPQYALQTAMMKIADQSMEAADVLLIMIDGTSKAESDFVQELFKTKLLHSDIPKILAINKVDRMAKPELLPMMDAYIKTGFFKEVIPISALENDGVEQMKQVLFKYLPLNPPFYPPDALTEQPERFFVAEIIREKIFLHYTQEVPYSTEVVIEEFKERERGKDLIRAIIIVERDSQKAILIGKKGEALKRIGETARKDIETFLDRQVFLELWVKVKEEWRSNDAMLRSLGYR, via the coding sequence ATGATGCGCTGCGGATATGTGGCGATTATCGGTCGCCCCAATGTCGGCAAGTCCACGCTGATGAATCAGCTTTTGCATGTCAAACTAAGCATTGTCACGCCCAAACCTCAAACGACTCGCCAGCGTGTTCTTGGCATACTCAACGAACCCGATACACAGGCCATTTTTTTGGACACCCCCGGGCTCATTGCACCGCAATACGCTCTACAAACGGCCATGATGAAAATAGCGGACCAATCCATGGAAGCAGCCGATGTGCTGCTTATCATGATCGACGGAACTTCAAAAGCCGAATCCGATTTTGTACAAGAACTGTTTAAAACCAAACTTCTACATTCCGATATTCCCAAAATTTTGGCGATCAACAAAGTGGATCGTATGGCCAAACCGGAATTACTTCCGATGATGGATGCGTATATCAAGACCGGATTTTTCAAAGAGGTCATCCCTATATCGGCGCTCGAAAATGACGGTGTGGAACAAATGAAACAAGTGCTTTTCAAATACCTGCCGTTGAACCCGCCATTTTATCCGCCTGATGCGTTGACCGAACAACCCGAACGCTTTTTTGTAGCGGAGATAATTCGTGAAAAAATTTTTCTCCATTACACACAAGAGGTTCCTTATTCGACGGAAGTGGTCATCGAAGAATTTAAAGAAAGAGAACGCGGCAAAGATCTTATTCGAGCCATAATCATAGTCGAGCGTGATTCACAAAAAGCAATTTTAATTGGAAAAAAAGGCGAAGCGCTCAAACGTATCGGTGAAACGGCACGCAAAGATATTGAAACCTTTCTTGATCGTCAGGTTTTTTTAGAATTGTGGGTGAAAGTAAAAGAAGAATGGCGCAGTAACGATGCTATGCTCCGGAGTTTGGGATACCGGTGA